Proteins co-encoded in one Streptomyces sp. NBC_01237 genomic window:
- a CDS encoding lytic polysaccharide monooxygenase auxiliary activity family 9 protein, giving the protein MKSKKMLAVAIGAGIAPLLAVSLPAGSASAHGYISSPPSRQAQCASGVVSCGSIKYEPQSVEGPKGLTSCSGGNAAFAELNNDGKGWKVTPVSRTTSFNWRLTARHATSTWQYYAGGRKIAEFNDGGARPGETVTHQVNFGSLTGKQKVLAVWNIADTANAFYACVDVNVS; this is encoded by the coding sequence ATGAAGAGCAAGAAGATGCTGGCCGTCGCCATCGGCGCGGGGATCGCCCCGCTCCTGGCCGTGAGCCTGCCTGCCGGCAGCGCGAGCGCGCACGGCTACATATCCTCGCCTCCCAGCCGGCAGGCCCAGTGCGCCTCCGGTGTGGTCTCCTGCGGTTCCATCAAGTACGAGCCGCAGAGTGTCGAGGGCCCCAAGGGGCTGACCAGTTGCAGCGGAGGGAACGCCGCCTTCGCCGAGCTCAACAACGACGGCAAGGGCTGGAAGGTCACTCCGGTCAGCCGGACGACCAGCTTCAACTGGCGGCTGACAGCACGGCACGCCACCAGCACCTGGCAGTACTACGCGGGTGGCCGGAAGATCGCGGAGTTCAACGACGGTGGCGCCCGGCCCGGTGAGACCGTCACCCACCAGGTGAACTTCGGCAGCCTGACCGGCAAGCAGAAGGTGCTGGCCGTGTGGAACATCGCCGACACGGCCAACGCCTTCTATGCCTGTGTGGACGTGAACGTGAGCTGA